The proteins below come from a single Metarhizium brunneum chromosome 1, complete sequence genomic window:
- the rlc1 gene encoding Myosin regulatory light chain 1 produces the protein MTPSSPHRSSQQTSVSVSQPLASGNALSQLQPAQVRTLRDGFQILDRDCDGMVNREDVADMLSQLGLPNSASDVSQFFPPSKSQTIALAAFLNSLAETLCQLSPSAELLSAFSAFDDDDSGQVDWAELRDALLNTAPEPGERPLAAAEVERVVNGFTGRRAFNRNINAQLGAKKGEVFKYNEFVNSIMGSNGASEGSSQENSEEQ, from the exons ATGACGCCTTCATCACCACATAGGTCATCTCAGCAGACGAGCGTGTCTGTATCACAGCCCCTTGCAAGCGGAAACGCATTATCACAACTACAGCCAGCACAGGTCAGAACGCTGAGGGACGGATTCCAGATTTTAGATCGAGACTGTGATGGCATGGTGAATCGCGAAGACGTCGCTGACATGTTGAGCCAGTTGG GTCTTCCCAATAGCGCGTCTGATGTTTCACAATTTTTTCCTCCATCAAAATCACAGACCATTGCATTGGCGGCATTCTTGAACTCGTTAGCAGAAACATTATGTCAACTTTCGCCCAGCGCGGAGCTGCTTTCGGCATTCTCCGCttttgatgacgatgacagTGGTCAGGTAGACTGGGCCGAGCTCAGAGACGCGCTGCTCAACACGGCGCCGGAACCTGGCGAGCGACCTCTGGCTGCGGCTGAGGTTGAGCGTGTCGTCAATGGCTTCACCGGCCGACGAGCCTTCAATCGAAACATCAATGCGCAGTTGGGTGCCAAGAAGGGTGAGGTGTTCAAGTATAACGAGTTTGTCAACTCCATCATGGGATCTAATGGGGCGTCGGAAGGATCGTCGCAAGAGAACTCGGAGGAGCAATAA